In Scatophagus argus isolate fScaArg1 chromosome 3, fScaArg1.pri, whole genome shotgun sequence, one genomic interval encodes:
- the lhfpl4a gene encoding LHFPL tetraspan subfamily member 4 protein: MLPSQEASKIYHDNYMRNSRAIGVLWAIFTICLSIINVVVFIQPYWIGDSVNTPHAGYFGLFHYCVGNGNSNRELLCQGSFSDFSSIPSGAFKAASFFVLMSMVLILSCIGCFALFFFCNTATVYKTCAWMQLLCAVCLVLGCMIFPNGWDAEVIRDMCGEDTGKYTLGNCSVRWAYILAIIGILDALILSFLAFVLGNRQSDFLQEELKADNKDFAVSRIEIRDTKDPRFGVQRFH; encoded by the exons ATGCTGCCTTCGCAAGAAGCATCCAAAATCTACCATGACAACTACATGCGCAACTCCAGGGCCATCGGGGTCCTGTGGGCAATATTCACCATCTGCTTGTCCATCATCAACGTGGTGGTCTTCATCCAGCCCTACTGGATTGGTGACAGCGTGAACACCCCCCATGCCGGCTACTTCGGCTTGTTCCACTACTGCGTGGGCAACGGGAACTCCAACCGGGAGCTCTTGTGCCAGGGCAGCTTCTCCGACTTCAGCTCCATACCATCGGGAGCTTTCAAGGCAGCCTCCTTCTTCGTGTTGATGTCCATGGTGCTCATCCTCAGCTGCATTGGCTGCTTCGCtctgttcttcttctgcaaCACCGCCACGGTCTACAAGACGTGCGCCTGGATGCAGCTGCTATGCG CCGTGTGTCTTGTGCTCGGATGTATGATCTTCCCCAACGGCTGGGACGCCGAAGTGATCCGGGACATGTGTGGAGAGGACACAGGGAAGTACACCCTCGGCAACTGCTCTGTGCGCTGGGCCTACATCCTGGCTATCATCGGCATCCTGGACGCCCTCATCCTGTCCTTCCTGGCCTTCGTGCTTGGCAACCGGCAGAGTGACttcctgcaggaggagctgaaggccGACAACAAAG ATTTTGCTGTGTCAAGG